In Papio anubis isolate 15944 chromosome 20, Panubis1.0, whole genome shotgun sequence, a single window of DNA contains:
- the LOC103880095 gene encoding galactoside-binding soluble lectin 13-like: MSPLPVPHTRPVSLSTGSCVTIKGTPILPFINDPQLQVDFHTETCEKSDIAFHFRVYFGHVVVMNSRECGSWKSEMRCNNVPFEDGKPFELCISVLDNEYQVSVNGQHCYSFPHRFPPCYVKMVQVSRDISLTSMCVCN; this comes from the exons ATGTCACCGTTACCC GTGCCACACACACGGCCTGTGTCCTTGTCCACTGGTTCTTGCGTGACAATCAAAGGAACACCGATCCTCCCTTTCAT CAATGACCCACAGCTGCAGGTGGATTTCCACACTGAGACGTGTGAGAAGTCAGACATTGCCTTCCACTTCCGAGTGTACTTTGGCCATGTTGTGGTCATGAACAGCCGTGAGTGTGGGTCCTGGAAGTCTGAGATGAGATGCAACAATGTGCCCTTTGAGGATGGCAAACCGTTTGAGCTGTGCATCTCCGTGTTGGACAATGAATACCAG GTAAGTGTCAATGGCCAGCACTGTTACAGCTTTCCTCATCGCTTCCCGCCATGCTATGTGAAGATGGTGCAAGTGTCTAGAGATATCTCCCTGACTTCGATGTGTGTCTGCAATTGA
- the LOC116271604 gene encoding galactoside-binding soluble lectin 13-like, protein MRRCLMTLNSAKNDVTLDGKCMTLQDMAHPLSIPWQVPHTRPVSLSTGSCVTIKGTPILPFINDPQLQVDFHTETCEKSDIAFHFRVYFGHVVVMNSRECGSWKSEMRCSNVPFEDGKPFELCISVLDNEYQVSVNGQHCYSFPHRFPPCYVKMVQVSRDISLTSMCVCN, encoded by the exons ATGCGAAGGTGTCTGATGACACTGAACTCTGCTAAAAATGATGTGACTTTAGATGGGAAGTGTATGACCCTCCAGGATATGG CTCATCCACTCTCAATCCCCTGGCAGGTGCCACACACACGGCCTGTGTCCTTGTCCACTGGTTCTTGCGTGACAATCAAAGGAACACCGATCCTCCCTTTCAT CAATGACCCACAGCTGCAGGTGGATTTCCACACTGAGACGTGTGAGAAGTCAGACATTGCCTTCCACTTCCGAGTGTACTTTGGCCATGTTGTGGTCATGAACAGCCGTGAGTGTGGGTCCTGGAAGTCTGAGATGAGATGCAGCAATGTGCCCTTTGAAGATGGCAAACCGTTTGAGCTGTGCATCTCCGTGTTGGACAATGAATACCAG GTAAGTGTCAATGGCCAGCACTGTTACAGCTTTCCTCATCGCTTCCCGCCATGCTATGTGAAGATGGTGCAAGTGTCTAGAGATATCTCCCTGACTTCGATGTGTGTCTGCAATTGA